The Lolium rigidum isolate FL_2022 chromosome 1, APGP_CSIRO_Lrig_0.1, whole genome shotgun sequence region ctgttctgttttgacagattctgccttttatttcacattgcctcttttactgtgtttgagtgggtttctttgctccattaaatttcagtaaccttgggtaatatccagaagtgttgggaatgattgtgtccttgctgaacatgtgaatttttgattatgcactaaccctataatgagtttgttttgagtttggtgtggaggaagttttcaaggatcaagagaggaggatgatatagtatgatcaagaagagtgaaaagtctaagcttggggatgccaccgtggttcatccctgcatatttcaagaagacttgagcttctaagcttggggatgcccaaggcatccccttcttcatcaacaacttatcaggtcacctctagtgaaactatattttaattccgtcacatcttatgtgctttagttggagcgtctgtgtgcttttattttcgttttgttattttcattctctgaataaatcggatccttacatgcttgtgtgggagagagacacgctccgctttttcatatgaacactggtgttcttcgttttacttttaatgttcatggcaaaagctgaaagccactgcatttattgctatttggttggaaacagaaaatgcttcatgtggtagtgggtatattgtcttgaataatttgatacttggcaattgttttgagctctcaagtagatcatgtttaagctcttgcatcatgtattttaaacctattagtggagaactaccgtagagcttgttgaaatttggtttgcatgaatggtctctctaaggtctagatattttctggtaaaagtgtttgagcaacaaggaaggaagtgtagagtcttataatgcttgcaatatgttcttatgtaagttttgctgtaccggtttatacttgtgtttgcttcaaacaaccttgctagccaaagccttgtactgagagggaatgcttctcgtgcatccaaaaccttgagccaaaacctatgccatttgtgtccaccataactacctactatttggtatttttctgccattccaagtaaatacttcatgtgctacctttaaacaattcaaaactttattactccttatttgtgtcaatgttttatagctcatgaggaagtatgtggtgttttatctttcaatcttgttgggcagactttcaccaatggactagtggcacatccgcttatccaataattttgccaaaagagctggcaacggggtgcccagccccaattaattaactttcattaataattatcttcacatgttttgccctgatttatcagtaagcaacttaattttgcaatagacactcctccatggtatgtgaaatgttggaaggcacccgaggattcggttagccatggcttgtgaaagcaaaaggttgggaggagtgtcatccataaataaaactaaagtacatgtgtaaacaaaagagaagagggatgatctaccttgctggtagacatAACatcattcatgggagccgctctttgaaagtctgtttgacaagggggttagagtgcccactaccattcgttgacaacaacaaacacctctcaaaactttacttttatgctctctatatgatttcaaaacttgaaaagctctagcacatgatttaatccctgcttctctctgcgaagggcctttcttttactttatgttgagtcagtttacctacttctttctatctttgaAGCAAacccttgtgtcaactgtgtgcattgattcttacatgcttgcttacttcactcatcatattactttgtgttgacaattatccatgagatatacatgttgaaagttgaaagcaattgctgaaacttaaatcttcctttgtgttgcttcaaaaccttctattaagaatctattgctttatgagttaattcttatgcaagactttttgatgcttatcttgaaagtactattcatgaaaagtttttgctatatgattcagttgtttagccattatctttttgttagcaaactatagaccattgctttgagtcacttcattcatcttagatgctttacaatagtattgatcaagattatgttggtagcatgtcacttcagaaattattctttttatcgtttacctactcgagggcgagtaggaactaagcttgggatgcttgatacgtctccaacgtatctataatttcttatgttccatgctagttttatgacaatacctacatgttttattcaaactttataatgattttatgcattttttgggactaacctattaacaagatgccacagtgccagttcttgttttctgctgtttttggtttcagaaaagttaggcTCCATTTGGTACCTCTGTTTTTGTTGAAGTATTATGAGAATACTGCAGTTTTTAGAAATACTACAGTATGGAAAACTGTGAGGTGTTTGGCTCTAACAAATATTGCAGTTTTCAAAACCATAGTATTCCCGAAACTGTGGTATTTTTGCAGTATTGAAAAAAGAGGTCCGGCCCTCTTTTTTCTGAAACAGAGAAACGAGAAAAACGACGCATCATACATTGCTCGCATTTCCAAGTCGCCCCCGCATCATATCTGCTCTAGATCCTCGCTTGGCGCCATGGTGAAACACATGGGCGCCAGCAGAAAACGCGCTAGCCCACGGCCGAGCCTGAGATGAGAGGACCTGGGAGGAACCGTCTAGTGATCCAGGCCATTGCAATTCGCGCAAGAAGACGGCGCACGATGCCACGGCGGCCAGCGCCCACGCCATTGGAGCATTGTACTACTCCGTCCAATCAGTTTACAACCGCTATTGTAGCTACATTATTGGGCAAAACTTGATTTTACATGCGTCAAAACCACAATAAAGCAGCACTTGACAAACGTCTATGTGTTTTTGCCAAAACGTCAAAAAACTATGGTTTCAAGAAACTGAAGTATTCCTTTGCCCAACACGGAGATACTATGGTTTTGTAATACTTTATTTTTAGAAATACTTTGTTGCCAAACTAGgccttagtttacaaatattctcggaattggacgaaacaaaaacccacggccctatttttcacggagtgttccagaagatcgaagaagagtcggagaaggccagaggggggccaccccatagggcggcgcggccgggcccacaggcgccggggtgtggggagcccacctcgggactcccccgacgctgccccttcgcctatttattccttcgtctcggaaaatcctaggaccgagagccaaaatacgagaaaagttacagaGACGCCACCACCGtcaaacccatctcgggggttctgaagatctcctccggcaccctgccggagaggggaatcatcaccggaaggctctacatcaccatgcccgcctccggactgatgcgtgagtagttcatccttggactatgggtccatagcagtagctagatggttatcttctcctattatgccatcatgtttagatcttgtgagctgcctatcatgatcaagatcatcttattgtaatgctacatgttgtgtttgttgggatccgatgaatatggaatactatgtcaagttgattattgatctatcatatatgttatttatgatcttgcatgctctctgttgctagtagaggctctggccaagttgatacttgtaactccaagagggggtatttatgctagatagtgggttcatgcctccattgaatctgggacagtgacagagagttctaaggttgtggatgtgttgttgccactagggataaaacatcaatcctttgtctaaggatatttgtattgtttacattacgcacagtacttaatgcaattgtctgttgtttgcaacttaatactggaaggggtgcagatgctaacccgaaggtggactttttaggcatagatgcatgctggatggcggtctatgttctttgtcgtaatgccctaactaaatctcatagtaatcatcatgatatgtatgtagaTTGTTATGgcccaattgcccaactgtaatttgtttacccaacatgttatttatcttattggagagacactgctagtgaactgtggaccccggtccatttttttacatctgagatacaacctactgcaatcattgttctcttttgttttccgcaagcaaacatcattttccacaccatacgtttaatcctttgttttcagcaagccggtgagattgacaacctcactgttaagttggggcaaagtattttgattgtgttgtgctggttccacgttggcgccggaatccctggtgttgggcCGCACTAcagtccttcaccaacaaccttcacgtggccttcatctcctactggttcgataaccttggtttcttactgagggaaaactcgctgctgtactcatcataccttcctcttggggttcccaacggacgtgtgctttaccgtcacaagcacacGACGACCgcgcccgcggcctcgaccgcctcgaccgcctcgccggccaccagaacCAGCCATGGATTCCCTTGCGGGCTTGTGGGTAGGCTGCGCTACGGtgcaggttgtgcggcggctagggtttgtgggggAGGAGATGAGGCAGCCGAACGAGCGCCCCTATATAACGCCGCAGGAAaccgtggtgggcggcggccgctgggCACGCGTGGCTTCGCCAATAACAACattggcagaggtgggcggcggccgctcgggaGCCGAGGATTCGTCATTAACGTGGCGGTCGAAGCGACTCCAGGCGGGCCCTACAATACCTAGCTCTAGCCCGTTGGATGGACGCCTTCTATAGGGAAACACTCGTGCATGGCTGCGATCTGCTGAGCGACGGAGATCCGCGAGAGGCTCACTCCGCAGTATGATTAGTTCAGGAAGGAGACGTGGTTCGGACCGTTGGGTTGGGCCGTCGGTGCACGGTTTTGTCCGTCGCAGACTTCGCCATGCATGCACCGCACCATGCAGGCTAGCTCCTGTCGCAGACTTTTCCATGCATGCGCCGCACCACGTCAGATGTGCATGCAAACGCGAGCGCTCAGCGAGGCAAACGACGCAGCAGAACCATTTACGGTCGCCGATTCAGAACAATAATGGAAAACTGATTCAGGCGCACCACATTGACACGGATACACAAGCGCAACCCATTACACGGACACAGAAACAGCGCATCGTTTCATTGTAATTGATCGATGGCCTATTTAATTGATCGATCTGGCTTATTTATATAAAGGCTGGCTTTCTGTCTAGAAAAACCGACATGCGTAAAATAGCATGCAAATCTGGGAAATCTATCCTACTAACTACATGAACACTTGACAGCAAAGGATAACGTCAACATTATCTGGAACAACATGATTGTTCTTCTTATTTTCCTTTGCCGTGGACCATGCATCTTATTCCTAGCTCAACTTCTGAAGGGAGTAAGTATGTCCAGATCTGCATTTTACATTTCCATTTACATCCGTTCCCATCGCTTATGATTAATCTATACATATTCAAGAAACAGCTAATTCGTATCTACAGTGGTACATAAAGACCAGCAAGCCTGAAAGCATGCAAATCTGAGGAAACTAATCCTACACAAATATTTGGCGGGAACAGATAACAGCATAATTCTGTCGGAAGATCATTTTCTTATTTTGCTCCACAGCGCACCTACTCTACTTGCTTTGTCCCTCGCCATCGCCTCCGACCAGATACAACTTCTGGCCATCATGGACCATGTCGACATCATGCACCCTCGCGCCATCCTCGCCGAGCAAGCGCAGAAATGAGCTGGACAAGCTCAGCTTCTCCTGAGCTGACCTGATGAGTCCATCAATCGTGTGGGGAATCCACAACGCCACTCCCTCTTTACGCTTAGCATCAGTGTCCCACGGATGGTTAGGGAACACGGAGCATCTCCTCGGGTGCATTTTATCTGTCAGCAGAATAATTTTTGTGGAGGTCAGAAAATGAAAAACATGGGCAGTAATTTGACAAAAGTTTGAGCTTCTGAACTTGCCTCTCACTTCTTCACCACGTGCGGGAAACTTGGATAGCTCCCTCGCTTTCGCTTGTTCCAACAACATCATAAGTGGCTTACTACCCGATTTACGCCCTTCGTCTAGTGGAGTAGTGCCCCATCTGCATACATGGTGTTGTCTAGCTCAACTATGCCTACAATGCAAGTAACAAACTTCGAGGATGaagttttttgttgttgtgtggtACCTGTCAGTTGTGAACACGCTTGCCCCTGCGTCTACCAGCAACTTCGCCATCATGTACAAGCCCTCTGCGGCGGCTATGTGGAGAGGAGTGCGGTGGTCATAGTCTTTTGAGTCTGGATCAGCGCCATAAGCTAGGGCCCTCCGAACGAAATCAGAGTCCCCCTTTGATACTGCCATGCAGAGATGGCTGCCGCTATTCTCAAGGTTTAGCTTAGCTCCTTTGCAAAAGAGCAATGTAGCCACCCGGTCATGACCCTGCTTCACTGCCTCCAGCAACGGCGTGTTTCCAAATTTATCTGGTTGCGAACATAATTTGAGTGCATAAGATGCGTGATAAGATAAGATGAGATGTTTCACAGAGTTGTACACTACAAGTATATAAGCAAGAATCTTAAAGTGGCAGCAGAGTTGGCATTGAACTGGGTGAGCATACCGATAAGATCAATATCAGCGCCTTCATGGATTAGGAACTGCGCAACATCTTCATACCCTTTAGAAGCTGCTAGATGCTGTGAAGAAGATAATGGTTACATCAGACATATATTACATTATATATCCTGAAAGGTAAAACATTGTGGATTAGATGAAAACTTCAAAACTATTCTTAGAGGTTCATACCAAAGGAGATCGTCCATCATAGTCGGTGTTTTTTGGATCGGCTCCTGCTCGTATTAAACCCTTCAGCTGATGAAGGTCCCCGTAGAAGGCAGCACTATTTACTCTTAATGTCAGCTCTGCCTCTTGCTTCCCTATATGGAATGTGATATCTGATTCTAGTTGTTTGACTCGCCCACCGTATTCATTGTTCTGCAGTTAGAGTAAGTACATCAATGAAAAAAAGAGTACCCTTAAATTGGGAAATTGGCGAAGTAACAACTGTCATGATGATGATTGTATCTATTGTCTGTTGTGTACCTCTGTGAGGTTGCTCAAAATTTTTCTTCCGTCAACGAAATAGATCTCCAATATATTTGTGAATGATTGTTTATCAAGACGTAATAGCCTACAAAGTTCACAAACACGAACACTGTAGGGCTGTGGAATATTGCAAAGAATAGCAATTTCTCCGAAAGAACTCTCAGGCTCCAACATCAAAATAGTCTCTTCTTGACCATCTTCGCCAATTCCAACACCTTCCTAAATAGTATAGAAACACATTGTAACTTAGTATGAATAAAAATATTATTTTATATAATACATCGATTTGTAAGGTACATGATACATACTCTTGTAAATTAAGCAGTTATTCCTAGACTTGAACTCACCAGTGCACCATGGCAGACAAAGTATATCTGATCAACTGCACTTCCTTGCTCCAAAATAACCTCTCCTGGTAGGAAGAACTCTTCTTGCAGTCTGATCAcctgccaagagcaagaacatGATGAGAAATGCTGTACAAATATATAGTAGTAACTGTATAAATAAATTAACATATATAATTTTGATAGAAGAACAGAGTGTTTACAATCTGTTGAATGAATTCTGCTGAGCATCCTTTGAACAGAGGAGTGCTATCAATGTATGGCTTGTACAGTGTTTGAGAAATCTGCATTTGTAATAAAATATATATCAATTAAATTGAACAAGTCAGGATTGCAGTTGATATGCA contains the following coding sequences:
- the LOC124685377 gene encoding potassium channel KOR1-like, giving the protein MVSRPGSKRTTKEDDEEEEEFEVDVVPDRLESSRQSRLALFGSELRLDRFRPRRRRRRIPAVDGEGGFFHDLIILPDNKLYMLWTKFILVWAVYSSFFTPFEFGFFRGLPQRLFILDIVGQIAFLIDIVLKFFVAYRDPDTYRIVCNPTSIALRYCKSSFIFDLLGCFPWDIIYKACGSKEEVRYLLWIRLTRSLKVVEFFRDLEKDIRVNYLFTRIVKLIVVELYCTHTAACIFYYLATTLPESMEGYTWIGSLKLGEYSYENFRELDLVKLYMTSLYFAIVTMATVGYGDIHAVNVREMIFVMIYVSFDMILGAYLIGNMTALIVKGSRTERFRDKMKEVIRYMNRNKLGKDIREQIKGHLRLQYESSYTEASVLQDIPISIRAKISQTLYKPYIDSTPLFKGCSAEFIQQIVIRLQEEFFLPGEVILEQGSAVDQIYFVCHGALEGVGIGEDGQEETILMLEPESSFGEIAILCNIPQPYSVRVCELCRLLRLDKQSFTNILEIYFVDGRKILSNLTENNEYGGRVKQLESDITFHIGKQEAELTLRVNSAAFYGDLHQLKGLIRAGADPKNTDYDGRSPLHLAASKGYEDVAQFLIHEGADIDLIDKFGNTPLLEAVKQGHDRVATLLFCKGAKLNLENSGSHLCMAVSKGDSDFVRRALAYGADPDSKDYDHRTPLHIAAAEGLYMMAKLLVDAGASVFTTDRWGTTPLDEGRKSGSKPLMMLLEQAKARELSKFPARGEEVRDKMHPRRCSVFPNHPWDTDAKRKEGVALWIPHTIDGLIRSAQEKLSLSSSFLRLLGEDGARVHDVDMVHDGQKLYLVGGDGEGQSK